A genomic region of Raphanus sativus cultivar WK10039 chromosome 6, ASM80110v3, whole genome shotgun sequence contains the following coding sequences:
- the LOC108812257 gene encoding pentatricopeptide repeat-containing protein At1g11290, chloroplastic: MSSQSVPHVSTMTRIQQNPPLSSSHHHHFLSQRTYIPTKVYEHPAALLLERCSSLEDLRRVLPLVFKNGLSQEHLFQTKLVSLFCRHGSVVEAARVFEHVDDKLDVLYHTMLKGYAKVPDLDKAVSFFVRMRCEGVEPVVYNFTYLLKACGDEAELGMGKEIHGLLVKNGFSLDLFAMTGLENMYAKCRQVHEARKVFDRMPERDLVSWNTMVSGYSQNGLARMALEMVTLMCEENLKPSFITVVSVLPAVSALGLISIGKEIHGYAVRAGFDSLVNISTALVDMYAKCGSLNTARRIFDGMLERNVVSWNSMIDAYVQDENPKEAMVIFQKMLDGGVKPTDVSIMGALHAYADLGDLEKGRFIHKLSVELDLDRNVSVVNSLISMYCKCKDVERAASLFGKLPTRTLVSWNAMILGFAQNGRPIEALNYFSQMRAWTVKPDTFTYVSVITALAELSVTHQAKWIHGVVMRNCLDKNVFVATALVDMYAKCGAIMTARKIFDMMSERHVTTWNAMIDGYGTHGIGKAALELFEEMRKGNIKPNGVTFLSVISACSHSGLVEAGVKCFNMMKESYSIEPSMDHYGAMVDLLGRAGRLNQAWDFIMQMPVKPAVNVYGAMLGACQIHKNVNFAEKAAERLFELNPDDGGYHVLLANIYRSASMWEKVGQVRVSMLRQGLRKTPGCSMVNIKNQVHSFFSGSTDHPSSKKIYAFLEKLMCKIKDAGYVPDTNLILGVEDDIKEQLLSSHSEKLAISFGLLNTTAGTTIHVRKNLRVCADCHNATKYISLVTGREIIVRDMQRFHHFKNGACSCGDYW, from the coding sequence ATGAGCTCACAATCGGTGCCACACGTCTCCACCATGACTCGAATCCAACAAAACCCGCCACTCTCGTCCTCTCACCATCACCACTTTCTTTCCCAGAGAACTTACATCCCGACTAAAGTCTACGAGCACCCGGCGGCTCTTCTCCTCGAGAGATGCTCCTCTCTCGAAGACCTCCGACGCGTCCTGCCTCTCGTCTTCAAGAACGGTCTCTCTCAGGAGCATCTCTTCCAGACGAAACTCGTCAGCTTGTTTTGTCGCCACGGCAGTGTCGTGGAGGCTGCTCGTGTCTTCGAACACGTCGATGATAAGCTCGATGTTCTGTACCACACAATGCTTAAAGGGTACGCCAAAGTTCCGGACTTGGATAAAGCCGTGAGCTTTTTTGTGAGGATGAGGTGTGAGGGTGTTGAGCCTGTTGTGTATAACTTCACTTATCTCTTGAAAGCCTGTGGAGACGAGGCGGAGCTCGGGATGGGGAAGGAGATTCATGGGTTGCTGGTGAAGAATGGGTTCTCGTTGGATTTATTCGCCATGACTGGGCTTGAGAATATGTACGCCAAGTGCAGGCAGGTGCACGAAGCTCGCAAGGTGTTCGATAGAATGCCGGAGAGAGATTTGGTTTCTTGGAACACTATGGTTTCTGGGTATTCGCAGAACGGGTTAGCGAGGATGGCGTTGGAGATGGTTACTCTAATGTGCGAGGAGAATCTGAAGCCTAGTTTTATCACCGTTGTTTCTGTTTTGCCTGCTGTCTCTGCTTTGGGGTTGATTAGTATCGGGAAGGAGATTCATGGGTATGCTGTTCGTGCTGGGTTTGATTCTCTTGTCAATATCTCCACTGCTTTGGTTGACATGTACGCGAAATGTGGATCTCTGAACACTGCTCGGAGGATTTTTGATGGTATGTTAGAAAGGAATGTTGTTTCATGGAATTCGATGATTGATGCGTATGTGCAGGATGAGAATCCTAAAGAGGCAATGGTGATTTTTCAGAAGATGTTGGATGGAGGAGTGAAACCTACTGATGTATCCATCATGGGTGCTTTGCATGCTTATGCTGACCTAGGGGACCTTGAGAAAGGAAGATTCATCCATAAGTTATCCGTGGAGTTGGATCTTGATAGAAATGTTTCTGTAGTGAACTCTTTGATCTCCATGTACTGCAAGTGCAAGGACGTTGAAAGAGCAGCTTCTTTGTTTGGGAAATTGCCGACAAGAACACTTGTTTCCTGGAATGCAATGATATTAGGATTTGCACAGAATGGTCGTCCTATCGAAGCATTGAATTATTTCAGCCAGATGCGGGCTTGGACAGTGAAACCGGATACGTTTACTTATGTGAGTGTGATAACTGCTCTTGCAGAGTTGTCAGTTACACATCAGGCCAAGTGGATACATGGGGTGGTAATGCGAAATTGTCTGGACAAGAACGTGTTTGTCGCAACGGCTCTTGTCGACATGTATGCTAAATGTGGAGCTATTATGACTGCAAGAAAGATTTTTGACATGATGAGCGAGCGTCATGTGACAACATGGAACGCGATGATAGATGGATACGGGACGCATGGTATTGGGAAAGCCGCTCTGGAGTTGTTTGAAGAAATGCGAAAAGGGAACATCAAACCAAATGGTGTGACATTTCTTTCCGTTATCTCTGCTTGCAGCCACTCAGGTTTGGTGGAGGCGGGAGTCAAGTGCTTCAATATGATGAAGGAAAGCTACAGCATAGAACCGTCGATGGACCACTATGGAGCCATGGTCGATCTTCTAGGTCGAGCTGGACGGTTGAATCAAGCATGGGACTTTATTATGCAGATGCCTGTTAAGCCAGCTGTTAATGTATATGGTGCCATGTTAGGTGCTTGTCAGATTCACAAAAACGTGAATTTCGCTGAGAAAGCAGCAGAGAGATTGTTTGAGTTGAACCCGGATGATGGTGGGTATCATGTGCTGCTTGCAAACATATACCGCTCAGCTTCAATGTGGGAGAAAGTAGGACAAGTGAGAGTTTCAATGTTGAGACAGGGTCTGCGCAAAACTCCTGGCTGCAGTATGGTAAACATAAAGAACCAGGTGCATAGCTTCTTTTCCGGAAGCACTGACCATCCCAGTTCCAAGAAGATTTATGCTTTTCTTGAGAAGCTCATGTGCAAAATCAAAGATGCTGGTTATGTTCCTGACACAAATTTAATTCTCGGCGTTGAAGATGATATCAAGGAGCAGTTGCTAAGTAGCCACAGCGAGAAGCTGGCTATATCTTTTGGACTCCTGAATACAACAGCTGGTACAACTATTCACGTTAGAAAGAACCTTCGGGTTTGTGCTGACTGTCACAATGCTACTAAGTACATTTCTCTTGTGACCGGACGAGAAATTATTGTACGGGACATGCAACGGTTTCACCATTTCAAGAACGGTGCCTGTTCGTGCGGAGATTACTGGTGA
- the LOC108812258 gene encoding G-type lectin S-receptor-like serine/threonine-protein kinase At1g11280 translates to MGVHWRDMGIVLFSCFLWLSLILNCGYAAISRENPLSFGQTLSSPGGTYELGFFSPNNSQNQYIGIWFKKITPRVVVWVANREKPITNPVANLTMSVNGSLILLDSRNNVVWSTKEASTSNKCHAELRDTGNLVIVDDVSGSPLWQSFENLGDTMLPLSSLTYNIATKEKRVLTSWKSDTDPSPGDFVVQLTSQVPAQIVTMKGTRVYKRSGPWAKTVFTGIPKMDGSYASPFSLFQDIGSGTGSFSYLQRNSGLTRVIITSEGYLKTSHYNGTGWVIDFVTPENSCDLYGTCGPYALCVKSAPKCICMKGFVPKFKEEWKSGNMTSGCVRHTELSCKEANSSTKRHGKGLDAFYTLKNVKPPAFYEYASFVDEDKCQQGCLENCSCTAFAYITGIGCLLWYQELIDTVRYSTGGVSLSIRLANSELVERRTTKIIAGSTCLSIFVVLVFASYMYWRYRAKQKDSWKNGFEQQEISGLTFFDMNTIRAATNNFNVSNKLGQGGFGPVYKGITEEKKEIAVKRLSSSSGQGTEEFMNEIKLISKLQHRNLVRLLGCCIDGEEKLLIYEFMVNKSLDSFIFDMTLKLQIDWPKRFNIIQGVARGLLYLHRDSCLKVIHRDMKVSNILLDENMDPKISDFGLARKFQGTQHQDSTRRVVGTIGYMSPEYAWTGMFSEKSDIYAFGVLQLEIISGMRISSFNCGGQGKTLLEYAWETWLETGGVDLLDEAIASSCSLDEVARCVQIGLLCIQQQAVDRPNIAQVVSMITTTTELPRPKQPVFAVHVQDQESTVSLESVNHMTQTAMYGR, encoded by the exons ATGGGGGTACACTGGAGAGACATGGGTATTGTTCTCTTTTCTTGCTTTCTCTGGTTAAGTCTAATCTTAAACTGTGGCTATGCAGCTATATCTAGAGAAAATCCTTTGTCATTCGGACAAACTCTGAGTTCCCCTGGCGGAACTTATGAGCTAGGATTCTTCAGTCCTAACAACTCTCAGAATCAGTATATCGGTATTTGGTTCAAGAAAATTACACCACGAGTTGTTGTGTGGGTGGCTAACAGAGAAAAGCCTATCACAAACCCTGTGGCAAACCTCACTATGAGCGTAAATGGGAGCCTTATCTTGCTTGACAGCAGAAACAACGTTGTTTGGTCAACCAAAGAAGCTTCCACATCTAACAAGTGTCATGCAGAGCTCAGAGATACCGGCAATCTTGTCATCGTTGATGATGTTTCAGGAAGTCCTTTATGGCAAAGTTTCGAGAATCTTGGTGACACTATGCTACCTCTCTCATCCCTAACGTATAACATTGCCACTAAGGAGAAGCGAGTGTTGACTTCTTGGAAAAGTGACACTGATCCATCTCCTGGTGATTTTGTAGTTCAGTTGACTTCACAAGTTCCAGCACAGATCGTTACTATGAAAGGCACAAGAGTTTATAAGAGAAGCGGTCCATGGGCTAAGACCGTGTTCACTGGCATACCAAAGATGGATGGATCCTACGCAAGTCCATTTAGCCTTTTCCAGGATATAGGAAGTGGAACAGGGTCCTTCTCTTATTTACAGAGAAACTCTGGGCTTACACGAGTTATCATAACATCAGAAGGATATCTAAAGACTTCTCATTACAATGGGACAGGGTGGGTTATTGACTTTGTGACTCCAGAGAATTCATGTGATCTGTATGGTACGTGTGGACCTTATGCGTTGTGTGTGAAGTCAGCTCCAAAGTGTATATGCATGAAAGGGTTTGTACCAAAGTTCAAGGAAGAGTGGAAAAGCGGAAACATGACTTCTGGATGTGTGCGGCATACAGAATTATCATGCAAGGAAGCGAACTCATCTACAAAGAGACATGGAAAAGGCCTAGACGCCTTCTATACTCTGAAAAATGTAAAGCCTCCGGCTTTCTACGAATATGCAAGCTTTGTGGATGAAGATAAATGCCAACAGGGTTGTCTCGAAAACTGCTCTTGCACTGCTTTTGCGTATATTACTGGAATTGGATGCTTGCTTTGGTACCAGGAGCTAATAGACACAGTTAGATATTCCACTGGAGGAGTCTCTCTCTCAATTCGTCTTGCAAATTCAGAACTGG TTGAAAGAAGGACAACCAAGATTATTGCTGGTAGTACCTGCCTTTCCATTTTTGTGGTATTGGTGTTTGCCTCATATATGTACTGGAGATACAGAGCCAAACAAAAGG ATTCATGGAAAAATGGTTTCGAACAACAAGAAATCTCTGGTCTAACTTTCTTTGACATGAATACCATACGAGCTGCTACCAACAACTTTAATGTCTCAAACAAACTCGGTCAAGGTGGATTTGGTCCAGTTTATAAG GGAATTACggaagaaaagaaggaaatagCTGTTAAACGGCTTTCTAGCAGCTCTGGACAAGGAACAGAAGAGTTCATGAATGAAATAAAACTCATCTCAAAACTACAACACAGAAACTTGGTTCGGCTTTTGGGATGCTGCATTGATGGAGAAGAAAAGCTACTAATTTATGAGTTTATGGTGAACAAAAGCCTCGACTCTTTTATCTTTG ATATGACTCTAAAGCTTCAGATTGATTGGCCGAAGAGGTTCAACATCATTCAAGGTGTTGCCCGTGGGCTTCTCTATCTCCATCGTGACTCATGCCTCAAGGTCATACACCGAGATATGAAGGTCAGCAACATTCTCTTGGACGAAAATATGGACCCAAAAATATCAGATTTCGGATTGGCTCGGAAGTTTCAAGGAACTCAACATCAAGACAGTACACGTAGGGTTGTTGGAACGAT AGGATACATGTCTCCTGAGTATGCATGGACAGGGATGTTCTCGGAGAAGTCTGACATATATGCCTTCGGAGTTCTGCAGTTAGAAATCATAAGTGGGATGAGGATTTCAAGCTTTAACTGTGGTGGCCAAGGCAAAACTCTTCTTGAATAT GCATGGGAAACTTGGCTTGAGACTGGTGGAGTGGATCTGTTGGATGAGGCTATTGCCAGCTCGTGTTCTCTAGATGAAGTGGCGAGATGTGTTCAGATTGGTCTACTCTGCATCCAACAGCAAGCTGTTGACAGACCAAACATTGCACAAGTAGTGTCTATGATCACAACCACGACAGAGCTTCCGAGGCCAAAACAACCAGTGTTTGCAGTGCACGTTCAAGATCAGGAGAGTACCGTCTCGTTGGAGTCTGTGAATCATATGACACAGACTGCGATGTATGGGCGCTAA
- the LOC108812259 gene encoding adenine nucleotide transporter BT1, chloroplastic/mitochondrial, translated as MGKTGINLFDDTRNGFFSVSTDSGSDWSLLQNPNYRPVGGGLLFASVNQLGAGFGSGLGSGSIPNPPDRDGNSFTAQLNDLCTKYLPFKEAEVEEEEEVKKKKKGGFKLKLKISNPSLRRLFSGAVAGAVSRTAVAPLETIRTHLMVGSGGESTTEVFRDIMKHEGWKGLFRGNLVNVIRVAPARAVELFVFETVNKKLTPKLGEDSKIPIPASLLAGACAGVSQTLLTYPLELVKTRLTIQRGVYKGILDAFVKIIREEGPTELYRGLAPSLIGVVPYAATNYFAYDSLRKAYRKMVKKESIGNVETLLIGSLAGALSSTATFPLEVARKHMQVGAVGGRAVYKNMLHALVCILEQEGLAGWYRGLGPSCLKLVPAAGISFMCYEACKKILVENSNEDA; from the exons ATGGGCAAGACTGGAATCAACTTGTTCGACGACACGAGAAACGGGTTCTTCTCAGTTTCCACCGATTCGGGATCCGATTGGAGCCTCCTACAGAACCCGAATTACCGCCCAGTTGGCGGTGGGTTGTTATTCGCGAGTGTTAATCAGTTAGGAGCTGGGTTCGGGTCAGGACTCGGGTCTGGATCTATTCCGAATCCTCCAGACAGAGACGGCAATAGCTTCACTGCTCAGCTCAATGATCTATGCACAAAGTACTTGCCTTTCAAGGAAGCggaggttgaagaagaagaagaagtgaagaagaagaagaaaggaggtttcaaACTGAAGCTTAAGATCTCGAACCCTTCTTTGCGGCGGCTGTTCAGCGGAGCCGTGGCCGGAGCGGTTTCGAGGACGGCTGTTGCTCCTTTGGAGACCATTAGGACACATCTGATGGTCGGAAGCGGCGGCGAGTCCACCACCGAAGTGTTCCGTGATATCATGAAGCACGAAGGGTGGAAAGGTCTCTTCAGGGGTAATTTGGTCAATGTCATTCGAGTAGCACCTGCTCGTGCCGTTGAG CTTTTTGTGTTCGAGACAGTTAACAAAAAGCTGACACCCAAGCTCGGAGAGGATTCGAAGATTCCCATCCCAGCTTCATTGCTCGCGGGTGCTTGTGCTGGTGTCAGCCAAACCCTCTTGACATACCCTCTCGAGCTAGTCAAGACCCGTCTTACTATTCAG agAGGTGTGTACAAGGGAATATTGGATGCGTTTGTAAAGATAATAAGGGAGGAAGGACCGACAGAACTCTACAGGGGTCTCGCCCCGAGTCTTATAGGAGTGGTTCCATACGCAGCGACAAACTACTTCGCCTATGATTCCTTGAGAAAGGCGTACCGTAAGATGGTGAAGAAAGAGAGCATCGGAAACGTGGAGACTCTTTTGATTGGTTCTTTAGCTGGTGCTCTATCGAGTACGGCGACTTTCCCCTTGGAGGTTGCCCGGAAGCATATGCAGGTGGGAGCAGTTGGAGGGAGGGCGGTTTATAAGAACATGTTGCATGCGTTGGTCTGTATACTGGAGCAAGAAGGTCTTGCAGGTTGGTACAGAGGGCTTGGGCCGAGTTGCTTGAAGTTGGTTCCTGCAGCTGGAATATCTTTCATGTGTTACGAGGCGTGCAAGAAGATACTCGTTGAGAACAGTAACGAGGATGCCTGA
- the LOC130495831 gene encoding uncharacterized protein At1g43920, Chloroplastic-like encodes MSSSSEINHGGEIRGFPVKCECGLRVKPYLSKTQENPGRPFYRCITKKDGHLFKWVEDAVCEEVEDAIPKIEIIGRKLTNTITEVDELKTLIKDLKEGVARSEMEIKKWKALMMLCFVCVCFVVICIAFLMFGKAMKSKSAFTSM; translated from the exons ATGAGTTCATCTTCAGAGATAAATCATGGGGGAGAAATTCGTGGATTCCCAGTGAAGTGTGAGTGTGGTTTACGCGTAAAGCCTTACCTATCGAAGACACAAGAGAATCCAGGAAGACCTTTCTACCGTTGCATAACCAAAAAAGAT GGACATTTATTCAAGTGGGTTGAGGATGCTGTGTGTGAAGAGGTTGAAGATGCTATTCCAAAAATCGAAATCATTGGCAGGAAGCTTACTAATACCATAACTGAGGTAGATGAGTTAAAGACTTTGATTAAAGATTTGAAAGAAGGTGTAGCAAGGAGCGAGATGGAAATAAAGAAGTGGAAAGCGTTGATGATGTTGTGCTTTGTGTGTGTTTGCTTTGTGGTCATTTGCATTGCTTTCTTAATGTTTGGTAAAGCTATGAAAAGCAAGTCTGCATTTACTTCTATGTAG
- the LOC108807332 gene encoding LOW QUALITY PROTEIN: uncharacterized protein LOC108807332 (The sequence of the model RefSeq protein was modified relative to this genomic sequence to represent the inferred CDS: inserted 2 bases in 1 codon) produces the protein MRKVSQISAAVRLGLSTRRSSRNTNGFHLVAPRSYCTPPPPNPTPSGPLTSYSKLVEEGRLQHDPYQERVVSAFQNLFGRLEHFEKEMEYFHVRLEEWEKKREEERRRLMVEEAEKKEEDGMWASMNKQGQKLLGRWVLGRRQMSVEPGVGKWVSYLNRERKLDSIVGSRPAIPSAPKGLYIYGNVGCGKTMLMDMFYSATDGMIRHRQRFHFHEAMLKINEQMHKYWKENGEEKSSQYSVSSWIMNLPVDERVKEWLAGEXFYKQQLTMKHILPAVADKFLVDQQSIKKGASILCFDEIQTVDVFAIVALSGIMSRLLSTGTVLVATSNRAPRELNQDGMQKEIFDKFISKLEKHCEIISIGSEVDYRRVAAQNSVEHVHYLWPLSNAVMEEFEKMWRQVTDQCGGEITSATLPVMFDRTVEVPESCKGVARFTFEYLCGRPVGAADYIAVAKNYHTIFISEIPAMSMEIRDKARRFITLVDELYNHHCCLVSCAETPIDELFQGTAEGTLFDLESFQFETETEDSRLRRDVLAEGSISAAGSPSSIVKMLSGEEEMFAFARAASRLIEMQTPLYLEGVRFLHPYFHQPE, from the exons ATGCGAAAGGTGTCGCAGATCTCTGCTGCTGTACGTCTAGGGCTGTCTACAAGACGAAGCAGCAGGAACACCAATGGCTTCCACTTGGTTGCTCCTCGTTCCTATTgcactcctcctcctccaaatCCAACACCATCAG GTCCATTGACGAGTTACAGTAAGTTAGTGGAAGAAGGGAGGCTACAACATGATCCATACCAAGAGAGAGTCGTTTCTGCATTCCAAAACTTGTTCGGCAGATTGGAACATTTCGAGAAAGAAATGGAATATTTTCAT GTGAGATTAGaagagtgggagaagaagagagaagaagagagacgaAGACTAATGGTGGAAGAAGctgagaagaaggaagaagatggtATGTGGGCTTCTATGAATAAACAAGGCCAAAAGCTTTTAGGAAGATGGGTCTTAGG GCGAAGACAGATGAGTGTAGAACCTGGAGTTGGTAAATGGGTTTCTTACCTTAACCGAGAGAGGAAACTGGATTCCATCGTCGGTTCTCGCCCTGCAATACCTTCTGCTCCTAAAGGATTATATATCTATGGAAATGTAGGATGTG GCAAGACTATGTTGATGGATATGTTTTATAGCGCCACTGATGGGATGATCAGACATCGACAGCGGTTTCATTTTCACGAG GCTATGCTGAAGATAAATGAGCAAATGCACAAGTATTGGAAGGAGAATGGTGAAGAGAAGTCCTCTCAGTATAGCGTTTCGAGCTGGATTATGAATCTTCCTGTTGATGAGAGAGTTAAAGAATGGCTAGCTGGGGA GTTTTATAAGCAGCAACTCACGATGAAACACATTCTTCCAGCTGTCGCTGATAAGTTTCTCGTTGATCAGCAGTCTATTAAAAAAGGAGCCAGCATCCTCTGCTTTGATGAGATTCAG ACAGTTGATGTGTTTGCTATTGTGGCCTTATCTGGAATTATGAGCAGACTGTTGAGTACTGGAACTGTTCTTGTGGCTACTAGTAACAGAGCGCCAAGGGAGTTAAATCag GACGGAATGCAGAAGGAGATATTTGATAAGTTCATCTCTAAATTGGAGAAACATTGTGAGATAATCTCAATTGGAAGCGAAGTAGATTACAGAAGAGTTGCAGCACAAAACTCGGTTGAACAT GTTCATTACTTATGGCCTTTGAGTAATGCTGTTATGGAAGAGTTTGAGAAAATGTGGCGTCAGGTCACTGACCAGTGCGGCGGAGAAATAACTTCCGCGACTCTACCAGTGATGTTTGA CAGAACAGTGGAGGTTCCTGAAAGCTGTAAAGGAGTGGCAAGATTCACATTTGAGTATCTATGTGGTCGACCAGTAGGTGCAGCAGATTATATAGCAGTGGCTAAAAACTATCATACAATTTTTATCTCTGAGATTCCAGCAATGAGCATGGAGATACGAGACaag GCACGTAGGTTTATAACACTTGTGGATGAGTTATACAACCACCATTGTTGTCTTGTCTCATGCGCAGAGACACCTATTGATGAGTTGTTTCAAGGAACTGCAGAGGGTACCCTCTTCGATCTTGAAAG CTTCCAGTTTGAGACGGAGACAGAGGATTCTAGGTTAAGGCGAGATGTTCTTGCAGAAGGTAGCATAAGTGCTGCTGGTTCGCCTTCTTCCATCGTGAAAATGCTTTCTGGCGAAGAGGAAATGTTTGCCTTTGCTCGAGCT GCGTCGCGGTTGATTGAGATGCAGACTCCATTGTACCTCGAAGGAGTTCGTTTCTTGCATCCTTATTTCCATCAACCAgagtaa
- the LOC108813631 gene encoding probable sugar phosphate/phosphate translocator At2g25520 → MGKGHALSDGVIKKILLSYTYVAIWIFLSFTVIVYNKYILDKKLYNWPYPITLTMIHMAFCSSLAIILIKVFKIVEPVSMSRDTYLRSVVPIGALYSLSLWLSNSAYIYLSVSFIQMLKALMPVAVYSIGVLLKKESFKSRTMTNMLSISFGVAIAAYGEAKFDVWGVVLQLGAVAFEATRLVLIQILLTSKGINLNPITSLYYVAPCCLVFLSVPWIFVEFPVLKETSSFHFDFVIFGTNSVCAFALNLAVFLLVGKTSALTMNVAGVVKDWLLIAFSWSVIKDTVTPLNLFGYGLAFLGVGYYNHCKLQALKAKDATQKKVQASGDEEAGKLLEERESEVVAGKRNESQD, encoded by the coding sequence ATGGGGAAAGGTCACGCACTGAGCGACGGAGTGATAAAGAAGATCCTCCTCTCCTACACGTACGTGGCAATCTGGATCTTCCTCAGCTTCACGGTCATCGTCTACAACAAGTACATCCTCGACAAGAAGCTCTACAACTGGCCTTACCCAATCACACTCACCATGATCCACATGGCCTTCTGCTCCTCCTTAGCCATCATCCTCATCAAAGTCTTCAAGATCGTCGAGCCCGTCTCCATGTCCCGCGACACTTACCTCAGATCCGTCGTCCCCATCGGAGCCCTCTACTCGCTCTCCCTCTGGCTCTCCAACTCCGCCTACATCTACCTCTCCGTCTCCTTCATCCAGATGCTCAAGGCCCTCATGCCCGTCGCCGTCTACTCCATCGGCGTCTTGCTCAAGAAAGAGTCCTTCAAGTCTCGCACCATGACCAACATGCTCTCCATCTCCTTCGGCGTCGCCATCGCCGCCTACGGAGAAGCCAAGTTCGATGTCTGGGGCGTCGTTCTCCAGCTCGGCGCGGTTGCGTTCGAGGCCACCAGGTTGGTTCTGATCCAGATCTTGCTTACTTCCAAAGGAATCAATCTTAACCCCATCACTTCTCTTTACTACGTTGCTCCTTGCTGTCTTGTTTTCCTCTCTGTTCCTTGGATCTTCGTTGAGTTCCCGGTTCTTAAAGAGACGTCGAGCTTCCATTTCGATTTCGTTATCTTCGGAACGAACTCGGTTTGCGCGTTTGCGTTGAACCTTGCTGTTTTCCTCCTCGTTGGGAAGACCTCTGCTCTGACTATGAATGTGGCTGGTGTGGTTAAGGACTGGCTCTTGATCGCCTTCTCGTGGTCGGTGATCAAGGACACGGTCACGCCGTTGAATCTTTTCGGGTACGGGCTTGCGTTTTTGGGCGTTGGGTATTACAACCATTGCAAGCTGCAGGCGTTGAAGGCGAAAGATGCGACGCAGAAGAAGGTTCAGGCTAGTGGTGATGAAGAAGCTGGGAAGCTTTTGGAAGAGAGGGAGAGCGAAGTTGTTGCTGGGAAACGTAACGAGAGTCAAGATTGA